The Onychomys torridus chromosome 4, mOncTor1.1, whole genome shotgun sequence DNA window TGAAATAAACTTTTGTCAGTTCAAAAACCAATGAAAGTTTATGTCACTAACTGGTGaaacttaaagttattttattctgATGCTATGTAGTCTATAACATTCAAtaacaaaggaaacaaatcagGTTTTCAATGaagaatatgttttattttcacttgtttaTGTTTGCTTCAAAGAATGGTCTAGACAGAAACTACTAGAATCTGATTACTCAGAGAGACATATTAAAAGCAAATTGGAAAATCTATAACTTAATACACTTACATTTGCTTTATGTCAagttcttaaataaaaacaattgtatTTTGAATTTGAAAAGAGAATAAGGAAATATGAAATTTCCAGAGCTGTATATGCTTGTCTTTTAATATGAGATACATTTGCACCCTTAAATGTGGACCCTTAAATGAAATATGGGGAGCAGGAAACAGGGATAGATATACACtgaatactgtttttattttttggctcaATAAGTACTATTTATGGCTTACATGGTATTAAGGTGAAGTCAAATTatcacatgtttttatttataaagttgtACTTTTATAACCTGTTAAAAAAGGAATCATCAACAAAGATCACCAGCAAAAACTTCAGTTAATGTGCATATCTTCATGTTGGTCAGATAATCAAAGattaagataaatttaaaaattattactttgAAAATGTTAACACTTTTGTTTAAAGTCttgtatttttgagaaaataaaaactttcatCCACTCATTATACTTCAAAATGtgttaatataaataaacaaagagaaattGGTTCATGGATACAGCTCTTAATGTTTTCCAAAGAAGATCAATAATTTTAACCTTGTGCTTTTAAATGTTGAAACTCAGGAACTTACCTGAGGTGAACAGTTCAATGGTGTATGAATATTAGGCAGTTGGTGCTCTATTGTGCCAGTGAAAATTTGGGGTCTATATCTCTGAAGCTCCATCTCTAGGGCTTTGGTGTAATGAAAGCATTTAAGTCATTGTGTTTCTGGCTCTATATATCCCTAATGAATATATCAAATCATAGGCAAAGCTTAAGCTCAAGTCTTAATGACAGTCATGTTGAGTTGTGTCAGGTAGAAgctgaaaattaattttacactCTAAAATATAATTGATATGAGTGTAATATGTACTATAAAATTTTATCTGTACTTCAAACTGAAATGaactaaaatgttttcaatacTTAAACATTACTAACAATCTTCCtgtattcatttcattttgaacCATTATCTTAAATCCTTTATTGGATTATTTCTTTCAGTGACGAAATTTCGAAATGTAATTCATATGCAATGAAATTCATACAGTTTTGAAAATAAGTACTAGTTTGGCTGTCCCATtactttaattctatttttacttCTCTGTATTTTCAGAATATGCATTACTTCAATATGAAATATACAATGTAATTTATTATTTACCTTCAGTCTCTAGAATGCTGTAAAACACTTTCTGATTATTTggaatttatgtatttatacatttatataaactaTACATTATACAGTTTGACTGGTGTAtgacttatatatttttttttttgcttataatATCAGACATAGAGTATTATATTACACAAGGCTTTTGCTATTAGTCTTTCATGTACTATGGTGGAAAAACTGCTGGATCCTTCAAACTTCTGTTGGTAGACTATCTTGTTAAAGTagctgtaagtcattctaataaagcccatttatatatacatgtatgtacattctGTACATTTTGTTACCCTCAAGAATCCTGACTAGTGCTGGGAAGGTGGTCAgtacaaaaggaaaaggagaggtgatgaataaataacactaaggatgtctAAAAATAGATAAGGAATCTTCTTTTATAGTCAGCCAATTTTACATACAATGCAtaatatatatagcatatatgtACACAAGACATAAGAAAACTCTATTGGAGTTACTGGTCAGGAGAGATTAGGAGGCTCCCAAGAAATATAGGCTGTTGCTGTTGACCTTAGTTTCCTCTAAGTGTTTGAGATAAGTCTCTATTTCTGAATACATGGTACACTTAAGATTTAAGACTTAGAAGACCATAGCTTAAGAGGAGAAATAGGATGTCATATTATCATAATCTGCTATGTAATCTGCCAAGGAACAAAAGCAGTCAAAAGTCCTACCTAGCTGAGATGCCTATTTACCACAACAATGACCGGCATAGCACTGCAAGGGTGCGGTAGTTGCACTTGTTTCTTGGCATTAACCAAGAGCTATCAGATTGCACTTAAGTCCTACTAGGAAATCATGCCTTGATATGGAAACCTATCCAACTACTCAAGGTTAGTGGGTCAGGGGTCTCAGAGGAGAAACTACTAATGCCAATTTCCTATAATAGTAATATTATTAACTTCATTCGCAACGCTAATGCTCACACTGACAGTTGAGTGTAGCTCTTCCCTCTCATTAATGAAGCAGCATTTATACCAGAAAAAGacgagatcccagctggatcaagaacagagagggagaacaaggaaaatgagaccatgataaatgaagaccccatgggaataagaagcaaagtgctagagaggtccccacaaatccacaaagataccttcacaatagactattggcaatggttggGAGAAAGCCCGAActaacctactctggtgataggatgactaaacaccctaactgtcatgctagaaatctcatccattgactgagggaagcagatgcagagatccacagccaagccccaggtggagccccaggagtccaatcggtgagaaagaggaggcattGTATGaccgagaattgttgagaccatgattggaaaaagcacagggacaaatagccaaactagtggaaatacatgaactatgaaccaatagctgaggagccccccaactggatcaggacctctggataagtgagacaattgattagcttgaactgtttaggaggcacccaggcagtgggaccaggacttgtccttagtgcatgaactggctgtttggaacctggggcttatgcggggacactttgctcagcctgggtgaagggaggagtgGACTGtacctacctggactgaatctaccaggctgaactgaatccccGGGGGAAGTCcttgacctggaggagatgggaatggagggtgggttggggggcaaagcggggaggagggaggccaggggaatccgtggctggtatgtaaaattataaaaaaaaaaaattaaaaagcagcaaATAATGAAAATGCATAGGGCAAATGACTATGACAATACTCTGCCCCTGTGGATACATCAACAATGAAACCACAACATCTAAGGCTCAAGAAACATActgaaaagtgaaatgaaaaaagCAGTAAGAGAAGGTGAGGGAATCTATTATAAGGTTATGTCTTCCAGATATGACAGGGGAGCTATACCCACGAAGTCTCAACAATGTGGTTGCTTAAATTAACTCAATAATGACAATACCAATTGGCATATCATATCGAATGGGAGAAATCTCACTGGGCCACAACTCTATCTAGGAGGGGGATAATCAGTCTTCCCTAGAGATAAGCCTCCTACACATTTCTTCAATCACAGTGGTCAGCAAAAATTATATAGAGACTCAATATTAAATTAATGTGTCAGGTTGCACCTATTTAtctatttgtaaatatataattaaagacCAAGATACCATGAATTTGAAATGGAACAGttgttctttatttgttttaactctttggggctcaccacccagctcccaaataaaaatgtggagacttattcttacttactaATTCCCagccttatcttggcttatttACAgccaaattttattaaattaacccatctaccaTTTGCTTCttggattttacctttctctattctatgtacctctcttcccttcttactctgtggctggccatgtggctgggtagctggtcCCTAGtgtctcttcttctcctttctctcctctctcttctctcctctcttgatcctagatttctcctcctatttattcactttgcctgtcagccccacctatttctttctcctgcctagatattggatgttcagctctttattagatgaatcagatgttttagacaggcaaaggtacacagctttacagagctaaataaatgcaacagaaaataatggaacacatctttgtattgttaaacaaatattccacagcattaaCAAATAAAGCACAtctcaaaataatatttcacaacagggCTGGACAATGAtacaattctattttaattaagcaaagataatgaatataaaaaactgaaattagtgaaaaataaaaataggatgaAAGAAGTAAGCATCTTGGTAGGAATAATCAAAGTTTTAAGCAAAAActgtattaatacaaataaatattaacacaAGAAAAAATTTATGACATCCATAGTGATTAAGAGAATTCAAGATCTATTTAATGTGATTATAATGTTACTATTATTCTGATATTTGTcctgttttaattattataataattttctgTCATGACAGTAAGGTTATTTAGCTCTCCAACCACCAGtataggtcagctcaggcaccatCTTGACCTTTGCCattagtctatggtggagtcatctttgtggattcctggggaacctccctagcactctgcttctccctatttccattgtgtcttcatttatcatggtatctctttccttgttctcctactctCTTCCTGatccagctcgaacctcccattcccctaagctctctgtGCCCCAACCCTTGTTCTCCattaccccctcacccccagtttgctaaTGTATATCACATCCATTTCTCCAATGCTATGCGATCCCTGTGGCTTTCCtggggtcctccttactagctggtctccctggagctgtgggttgcagtctggttgtccttcgctttacatctagcatccatgtatgagtgagtacataccatgtttgtctttctgagtctgggttacctcacttacgatgatattttctagttccatccatttacctgcaaacttcatgatgtcattgtttttgtctgctgaataatattccattaggtctatgtaccatatttcctttatccattcttcaggtgataggatgaccaaacaccctaactgtcctgatagaaccctcatctatggaagcagatgcagagatccacagccgggTCCCAGGcaaagctccaggagttcaatggggtggggagagagagagagatcgagagagagagaggatcatatgagcaagagatatcaagaccataaGACCATGAttttggaaaaagtacagagacaactagccaactagtagaaacacatgaactgtgaaccaatagctaaggagcccccatggtacttgactaggccctctggataggtgagtcagttgtttagcttgaactgtttaggggaccccaggcaatgggaccaggacctgtgcCTAATgtatgagctggccttttggaacctaatgcctatggtgagacactttgcacagccttgaggcagggaggagggacttggacatgcctcagctgaatgtaccaggctctgctgactccccaggtgacgccttgccttggaggaggtgggaatggggagtgggttgtgggggaaggctagggagtgggaggagggaggagggggaggtctaaggttgatatgtaaaatgaatagaaaaaacttaataaaaaatttaaaaaataaaaaaatgattttttacaATAGAACAATTAGATATTTTATTAACAATGTTTCTAATCTTTGGCATTCCATGTTATTACATTAAACTTGATTATAGCAATTATCtctcatgttaaaaaaaaaaagaaagaaagaaaaccagaaggtAAATCCAAACTCAGATATTATGACATACTGCACAATAAACCCTGtcaaaggctgggtggtggtggctcatatctttaatcccatcccaagggcaaggcagaggcaggcagatctctgagatttGGAGGCTAGGTTAGtttgtcatgaatttgaaagagccagagtgagttccaagaatgccagggctacacactcAAAAAAAcctctgtcttaaaataaatgaaacagaaaaaaaaagaaaagaaaagaaatatccaGCAAATGTAAAACCCATACCAACAGCTAATATGTTTTAGAaccttaatttttcattttttttggtaCCTTTTATTAAATATAGATTCTCAATAAGAAGTTGGTAATTGTTCAttcaagttctgtaaagaattgaGTTACAATTTTGATGGGTGTTTCATTTAATCACTAGAAtggttttggtaagattgccatttttactgtgttaatcctgtgAACTCATGAGTATAGgaaatattttcatcttcttATATCTTTTTCAGGTTCTTTCTTCCAATacttaaagatttttattatgcaagtctttcacttgcttggttatattatgtgaatgtttttgttttcctgatttctttctattGTCATTTACATacaggaaagctactgatttttttttttttttagctaataTATCATCCAGCCACTTGCTGAAAGTGTTtttcagctataggagttccctgacCAAATTTTTAGGATaacttatgtatgctatcatatcCATCTGCAAgtaacaatactttgacttcttttttttccaatttttatctcCTTGATATCTTTTAGTTGCTTTATTGCTCTAACTAAGATTtcatgtactatattgaataaatatgaataaGCTGGAAAACTTTGTcctgttcttgattttagtggaattgctctgagtttctctccttttagtTTGATGTTGACCATAGGCTTTCCGTAAATTGCTACATATCTCCCTTGTATCTCTAATCACTCCAGatcttttattatgaaggggtgttagattttgtcaaaggtctctCCTGATtctaatgagatggtcatgtattttttcttttttaattttgattatatggtagattatatttattaatttttgtatattgacccATCTGTGCATCTTTGGGATGtagactacttgatcatggtcaATGACATTTTAATGTGTCCTTGGATttggtttacaagtattttatttagtattttttgcatttatgttcacAGGGAaaattggcctgtaattctctttctgtttggggtctttatgtggtttgagtattagggtaactatagcctcataggGTGAAttgggcaatattccttctgtttctattttgtgggataaTCCTAGAAATGTTGGCATTATTTCTTTGAACGTCTCTTACAATATGCAGTAAAACAATCTGGTCCTGAGCATTTTAGAGGTAGGcacttagtgttatgaacttgcctcttatgCATGCCTTCACTGTGTCCCATGAGTTTGaatatgttgtattttcattttaattcagttctagaaagtatttaaattatttctaaatgtcTGTATTAGACCTATTTTTTCATCCAGTAGTGAGTTTTTTAGTTTCCATGGATTTGTaagctttttaatatttttgtggtATTCATTTTTAATCCATGGTGATAAGACAGGCTCCATGGTGCTATTTGAAACTTATCTTTTGAGAATGGGGCCTGTTTTCACATctattctattagtctgtgtctttttattagagAATCATGACTGTTGATGTTGAAAGATTATCAATAAGatatgattgttgattcctgttattttattcctgtagtgtgtgtgtgtgtgtgtgtgtgtgtgtgtgtgtgtgtgtgcatgtgttcatataCAATAACTTATTTCACTCAAATCTCCTTCCCCTCTATACCCACTCAAATTTCCATGTTcctcttttcaaaaaaaaaaaaaaaaaggaaaaagagaaacaagatgaaTTTCTGCTGCCTGTATATTCTTGGATATCTGACCTTTACTGGAGCACGGTCAATCTATCAGGCCCTGCAAACTTAATGAATAGcaaatctctctctcccagaaTATGGACATGtactaatttttttctcaaaacaatTTACAAAGCTAAGACAAGTGGAAATGCTTGGCAAGAagactcattttttttcagtatgcAATGAAAGACTTTTGAACAAAATGTGTCCCAAAGTGAAGATTTTATGCTTTCAAGTTAACAAAATGGATAAATTTGATTTATGACTTAAATAAGGTTGAGAAAACTGAATGAGGTTTAAGTATAACTGCCAAGAAAAGTTTCAGTATATGAAGCTTAAAAAACCTAAACATTATGACTTTTTGAAATAAACTCCTGATATTTTATGCAACAATAAACACTATTTTCTCATTGATTCAACAACTCAGTAGGCAGTTACTGTTGTTCATTGATGATTTGACAACCTAGGAAAAGTAAGTGACTAATGgcacaatttaaaaattctaactCCTGGGAAACTAATATAGGGGAAGACAGAATCAATTGGACTCTTTTAATACTCAGAGAACTGAAAGCAAGAGACATGAtcctccccaggaaagagcacaccaataaTCTGTTGACAAGCGCCAAATGTtctccctgaaaacatacataaatgtacATTATACAAACTGAAAATATGTTTGGGAATATGTTTGGGTTTGGAGTTAGGAAAGGCaatggaaatggagttataatctcaaaattaaatacaacaaaaagaGATGAGAGATGTACATAGGCATTTCAACATGTGCTTCCTTATAGagtattttcataaaacaaatctATGACATTAATTTATAACAAAGTCAACATTAAGTatctattttatagatttttccAAGTAAAAGGTAAGGGCTAATTGTGAGGACTTAAATGTGGATGCAGTAAAAGAGCCTAAAGAAAACTTCAGGAGCATCAGAGGTACAGAGTTCTGAGGAGaggttttcttcttcattcttatttttgtaGGGCTAATCGCAGAGattttgaagtttcttttctttaactgCTCAATGGAAGTGAATCAGAGTACAGAACATTTGTGTGAAACTATAGGAAAACCAATCAGGATGTCACAATTCAAAATCCAATACAGGACTGAAAACATAATTACATATTTAATAAACACTAATATTTCATTGCTAGTGTATATGAAAAAGATGTTTATTTGGGTTATGAATTAATACatagtaaattaaaatttttctatcaGTATTATATTGAGTGAGAGTGCAGCTTTGAGCTGATGAGTCTCTTGACTGTCTCCTTCACATCCTTGTTCCTTAAGCTGTAGATAAGGGGGTTCAGCATAGGGATGAGGACAGTATAGAGCACAGTTGCCACTTTAACCAGGATCCGTGAGCTGTTTGCATTGGGCACACAGTACAGAAGGAGGATGATTCCATGAAAGATGCTAATGGCAGTCAGATGAGAAGTACAGGTGGAGAAAGCTTTTGGGAGTCCACCTTTAGCAGGCATTTTGATGATAGTGATGACTATGAAGACATAGGAGGCCATGGTGATAAGAAGGCTACTACCTTCACTTAATATAGAAATGACTAAGCATGTCATCTGGCTGAAGGAGGAGTCAGAGCAGGATACAGAGATAATGGCAGAGTACTCACAGCCAAAGTGATCAATGATGCCAGGTCTACAGTAAGACAGCTCTGAGAGAGTGTATGTGAGTATCACAGCACACAGACCACCACACATATAGCTTCCAGCTACTAGGAGAGCACACAGTTGATGAGACATAGTCACAGTGTAGAGCAGGGGATTGCAAACAGCCACAAACCTGTCATATGCCATCACTGCTAACATGAACATCTCTGTAATCACGCATGCACAGCCAAAGAAAAACTGAGCCATGCAACCTTTTAAAGAAATAGTTCTCTGTTCCACAACCAAGATCTCCAGTAATTTTGGTGTAAATACACTAGAATAACATATATCCAAAaatgaaagatggctcagaaaaaAGTACATGGGTATATGTAGCTTAGGATTGATCTTTCTGGCCACAATTATGCCTGGGTTGCCTACTAGAGTGACTGTGTATATGGCCATGATCATAAGGAAGAGTGGTGACTGAAGGTGTGGGTATTCTGAGAAGCCCAAAAGAATAAATGTGGTCACAGAACTCTGGTTTATCATTGCATGTGCCATGAGTTACCagttacaaaaacaaagaacaggaagaaaaaagaagaaatttgatcagcagaacttgacagcttAGATGACACTCGAcataaacaacaaagaaaaagatgatggtcttgaactcattagtATTCTGCTTCAGTTTATATTCTTCACCTCAAACTCTGTATGGCTCTACAAGTTAGATCTGTTCTTTAGTCTTGTAATGTTCTCACctggaataaaaataattcatcatATGAATTGCATATAAATTCCTTATGGTTGTTTCTTCAATTTTGGAACGTTCCATGATAGAAGATAATTGCAAATGGGACATTCAGCTGTATCAGAAAACCAACGAGATCAGTGCTTTCATGTTCTCATGCCTGACAAAACTCCAGGAAAGTTAAATACATATAGCatacaaggaaaatgaaataataggAGCTGGTCATAAAAAGGATTCATATAAAAGTCACAATACTTTATAataaaggtgttttgttttgttgtgttgtgttcacctgtttgtttatttgactaTCAATTCATCCTAGGGCCTTGTGAATGCTAGACAAGCATGTGACTATGTAGTTACATAACTTCCTTTTTGCTTGGGTGTCCAAGACGGCTGGCCTTAATCTTGTTAACTTCTCAATTTACACCAGGATCAAAGCcacacaaatacaatttaaaaccAAGTGATTGTTAATGATTTTTATAGTCTTTACTCCCATCTTCATTAACAATATtgtctccccatctctttcttgaAGCTCCTCTGCTAACACTACAATCTCTTCAGTTTGTCTTTGACAATAATCATTACACTGATCATCAAAATTAATTCCATACTCAAATGTGTAACATAGGAAGACCTTTATTAATATTGATGTTTACTATTATTGTTAGTTGTAGTAATAATATTCACTTGCTTTCTTAGACTAATTAAATATATATCTCATAGCGACAGAGCTTCTattcaatattattttcattgtttgatAATTCTGTATGTACATAGGTGTTGGTCAATTCTAAACTTTCCTCCTCTAATTCTTCACATAGCCCTCCATTATTTCCTCACAATTTCggtgtttttttaaaacacattataacATTGCCCTGGGATAAATATAAAATTCTGGATCCACAACACTAGGAAAAAAAACTGCCATATCcaagaaaaacataaattagaGCACCTACTATGAATTTACAACTTGTCATATAACTATTAAATGAGAATGTAAAGCGATTTGAACCCATTCATTTCACTGGTCTGCCCTAAGTATTTTTAGATAAATTGAAGATTATCAGTTTATTGTTAAATTGTAAATCCAGATTCATTCAGATTCATTCTGACCTTAATTTCTAATCTGCATATTATTATCAatttatatcctttttttttgagtctttgaCACATACTTGCCTTAATTCATGACTCCATGAATACATAGAATTCTTCAGTAAAATTCTAGTTTCCATAATATTATGCCAAATATTTGTTATTATCCTATCTTTCTACATACTATTGCAAGTTGgacaatgtgttttttttttaaattgtcatcTTACTATAGAAATTtaagatacacacatgcacatcatcatcatcatcatcattatcattatttcttTGGTAAAAAACAAATTAGAAGATGAGCACAGTCCTGGATATTCATGACTCAAGGACTCAGGAGCCTCAAGCAAGGGAATAATGAGTTATAGGTTAGACTGAGTTACAGTGTaatactttgtctcaaaaaactatagAGAAATCTATGAGCACAGTGATTGAGATATAATGttaactaaataattttatgaaaataaagtatTCTTTGTaactaattaaattaaatatctcACCTAACTCTGGGATTACTGCATGGAATAAATCTTCTTACCCAGTTCTTATAACAttcaaaattgaaacaaaaaaggAGGGCTTCAAATTAGTATATTAACTCTTGTAATTTTATGACTTAGATTCACTTTTGAACTCTGATTCCTACCGATTTCTTATCCAGGATTCTGGGCTGAATCACCTGAATTTCCCTAAGGCTTTCCTTCACCATCAGAGAAAACTAGGATCTTTCCAGTGTCTCAGTTTGTGGCTATGGTGGCATAAATCTGGATTAATGAATGTAACACaaattctaaaatggtcttataataaaaaatcccCATTACCAGATACTGGgttaaatgctaaaagatcagagagacaaaggaataagccactgcaatgtctcacctcaccaattccatgAAACCTCTGAAATCCTCTACGACCTCACCCAAAAGGCTCCAGCTGAAAAAGCCTCCAGGTGAAAGGGATGCTTCTACCCAAAAGCtgttagttcctgtctcctcataccttatatacctttttctgcctaGTCATTGCTTTCTgggttaaaggcttgtgtgcttcccagtactggaatgaaaggtgtgtgccaccaatgtctggcctctatgtttaatctagtggcttgttctgttctctgatcttcgggcaaattttattagagtacacaatctatcaccacaaatgaaaactacacagagatgtGTACAAACGCCCTGAATCTCCATTTACTTCATTCTCATCAGTCATTTACAAGGAAAAGTCCTTGCTAAATTAGCAAACTataattaaacttttatttacatttgatgcaacactttaattaatttttacagtttgttataaaatttatgaaattaaattttctaactggatttttttaaaataatgaagtacaTGATCCAGGCATTTTTTTATTCTCAcgatttaatctttttttaatgatgtaGAATAATCTTTAGCCATcctcttaatttttaatattatctttCAATCATTTTTCCATATGGCTTCCAAGAAAAGAAGTTTTTCTACAGATAACACTCATTCCCACTACTTTATTTTCCTTGCACCTATAGTTTCTTAATAGCTAAAGTGCATTGCAAATTTTACTCTGCTATGTGTATGTTGATCTTCATGTACCTGAATTAATCAACTATCATGTTGTCACAACTtacatttaacatttaattttaaagtctTTATGTTAataacacagcaataaaaaatggCTCAAACAAGGAACAATGTTGGTAAGAACAAGGGCATAGAATTTAGCACCTTAATGTATGCTATATACTACAGTGAGTCAATACCACTGTCTCAGCTCACATTTCTATGTACCATCCCTCAGTTTTTAAGGATTTTCATTTACCTTCTGAAAGATTCAAGTGTCAAGAAACTCACCAAAAGCAAGATTTTCCTAGTGTGTTTTTGAGATTATGTGATTTTCTTCTTAATAAACATGAATAATATTCTTCAAAATTAAAACGTTTTAAGTTTCTCAAATAAAGGCAGTAATTGATCcttgtaaaatgaaattaaataaggaGGCAACCATcagaatattttgaaagaaacatACAAATATCTTGAAGAAGACACAGGATTTTAATCTGCATTCAAGATGACATTAGTTATTATGAACCAACTCCTTGACTTTGGGGAAATGCACCCTAGAGTATCCTCATTGTTGATATTCTTGGACTACAAACATATAACTAGAAGaatcttcctcttttgtttttaaaatacatacttttCCAGGCCATTATTGTGTTCTTTTTCAGGCCTCATAAAAAAAAGATT harbors:
- the LOC118582972 gene encoding olfactory receptor 5D18-like, which produces MAHAMINQSSVTTFILLGFSEYPHLQSPLFLMIMAIYTVTLVGNPGIIVARKINPKLHIPMYFFLSHLSFLDICYSSVFTPKLLEILVVEQRTISLKGCMAQFFFGCACVITEMFMLAVMAYDRFVAVCNPLLYTVTMSHQLCALLVAGSYMCGGLCAVILTYTLSELSYCRPGIIDHFGCEYSAIISVSCSDSSFSQMTCLVISILSEGSSLLITMASYVFIVITIIKMPAKGGLPKAFSTCTSHLTAISIFHGIILLLYCVPNANSSRILVKVATVLYTVLIPMLNPLIYSLRNKDVKETVKRLISSKLHSHSI